Below is a genomic region from Citrobacter europaeus.
TCGCGGGTTAATACCGCCATGAGCCAGACCCTAATCCATCATCTTGCCGAACGACGGTTAACCGAACTTTCCGGCGGTCAGCGCCAGCGCGCCTTTCTGGCGATGGTCCTGGCCCAGAATACGCCCGTTGTACTCCTCGATGAGCCAACCACCTATCTCGATATCAATCACCAGGTAGAACTGATGCGGTTGATGGGCGAACTCCGGGCCCAAGGGAAAACGGTGGTCGCAGTGCTGCATGACCTTAATCAGGCCAGCCGGTACTGCGATCATCTGGTGGTGATGGCGAACGGACATGTTATGGCACAAGGCACACCAGAAGAGGTGATGAACCCTGGATTGCTAAGAACCGTATTCAGCGTGGATACGGAGATACACCCCGAGCCGGCATCTGGCAGGCCGATGTGTGTTGTGAAGTAGATGACACTGACCGTAATGGTATCAGGGTCTCAACAAGAAGATGACGAAACGGGGGAATAGGTTAATTAATCGTTCAGCTTAATATTAACGGGCGTCGGTTTACTTGATACCGACGTCAGTTGTGTGCCAGGGGCGGACGTTGCTAATGGCATGATGTATGAACCAATCATCTATACACATATTAATCCATAACGAAAATATTGTTTTCACTAGCCCTGTAATGGAAGCGTTAATTTTATATTCTAACGCTTCCATTGAGCCTACCACTTTGGCAAAGTAATTCTTACACTTAAAAAGACTTTGGTTTTTTCTACTCAGCTAAATAACCTCCATCGATTGGATAAACGCCTCCGGTACAGAATGCAGAATTGTCTGACAGCAAAAACAATATGAAGTCTGCTATTTCCTGCATTTTTGCCATCCTTTTCATAGGGTGGCTATTTGCGAAACTACTTACAATATTTTCAGGGAACTCACTCATTCTTGGGGTTTGGACATAGCCCGGAGCGACTGCATTGATTCGAATGCCTTGACATGCAAACTCTAGCGCTGCGGTTTGAGTTAAACCGATTATACCATGTTTAGCCACGGTGTAAGGTGCTAATCCAGGAATGCCCACCAGACCATTTACTGCAGATAAATTAACTATAGATCCACCAAACTTCATCATCTGGGGTATTTCATATTTTAGGCAGTGAAAAACGCCGCTCAATGAGGTAGCAATAACCTTATCCCAGTTTTCAACTGTCTGCTCTGTTATATTTTTACCATGTTCACCTGTTAAGCCTGCATTATTTACAGCATAATCAAGTCTGCCGAAATGTTTGATAACCTCATCTATCATTTGCCGTACTTGTTCGGGCTGTGACACATCACATCCGATCCCCATGGCTTGTTGTCCCTGTGAAGATAATTGTTCCGCTTTTTGTTTAGCCTGTTCTGACGAGCGGGATACAATAACAACTTTTGCACCATGCTTATGTAATTGCTCTGCGACGGCCTCACCTATACCTGTAGTGCTTCCTGTTATAACGGCAATTTTATTCTGGAAATTCATAACCACCCCCTATGAAGTAGAATTGAGTCTTTCATCTGGGATAGTATACAAACCATCTGTGACAGTTTTTGTCAGTACTCTTTCCCCTCGCAGATCCCTTCTTTTATTCTCCATTTTTTCAATAAAATTGTCCTGCTTTCACTATAGTTGGAGTCAAGTTGCACAATATCTTCAATTTTGTCAGTTCTAAAATGACGAAAATCATTTCTCATCTCGCACCATGCAACCAAAAGCCAGCACGACTCCATGTATACCAATCCGATGGGCCATATGACTCGTGAAGTGTAAGAATCTTTTTTATCACAATAATTTATTTTGATTTTCTTTCTTTTTTTTATAGCATTGCGAATGTCTTCAAAAAAAATCTCATTGTTTTCTGAAGGACCGATCAGATAGGATTGACTCTCAATAAGATTTTTCAATTCACTGGGAATGACGGCGTGTATTTTCGCAAGCGCATTCTTTGCGGTAATTTTGAAATTATAATCTGTATTATGCGATACCCAATTTAACCCAAGTGTAATAGCATTTATTTCTTCATGAGAAAGATTTAAGGGAGGCAAATGAAAGTCAGATTTAACGATATAACCAATTCCAGCTCCACCTTCAATGCATACTCCTTGATGCTGCAGCGTTTTTATATCTCTGTAAAGGGAGCGTACACTTATTCCCAATCTTTCTGAGAGTGTGGATGCTGTGATCGGATATCTTTGTGCCCTTAATATTTGTAGTAACTCGAGAAGCCTTTCTGTTCTAGTCATGTTGATAAATCCATTTTGAGGCGATTTTTTAAAGCATCTGTTAGATAAACATATTAGTACAAAGCAAGTGTACATGGCTAAGTTGAACTGCTACCGATGATTAATACAGCGCTATGTTCGTAATGCGTACATAAGCGGTGATCATGAGTGTAAACATCCGCTTTTCGCTAACCGCGGACCTTCAGCTCAGTCAGCGATGTCCACTGTGTGCCAATAGCAGACCTTACCCACTGCAGTAATTTACCCGACTGAGATCCATTCAGTAATGGTTCTCGCCAACGCCTCAGGTTGTTCGAGCGGGATCATATGACCGCAATCCTTGATGGTTCTCAACGATGCACCAGGTATGGCATCGACCAGTTCCTCCGCCTCCTGCATGGAACGGATGGCGTCATCTTCACTGGCAATAACCAGAGTGGGACAACCTATCGTTGCTGAAGGAATACCTTGTCGGGTTAAGGTCGATTGCGTAATGAAGGCTTCAAATCCGAGACAACGTCCCATTTGCTGGATAGTTGAAATCATATCCCGATCTGATGCGTTTAGGGGGTGCAGTGACCGGGCAATAGCATTGCTGCTCAGCCCCTTAAACGTTGCGGGTGACAATGACTGCACGCTTTGCCGCTTTGATTCCGCCTCTAATGGCGTATCCTCCCGTAACGAACTGGCAATCAGTACCAGGGACTCCACACGATCCGAATAATCTGCAGCAAACTGCCGGGCAATGTACCCTCCCAGTGAAAAACCTATCAACGTAAATTTGTCAGGCAGACAGGTACTCATATGCTGCGCGATATCATGGAGGGTTAGTCCTCCGGTTACGGAAGCATGATGAACAATACAGTTTGCCGGCAGGTATGTTTCAAATTCATGCCAGAGCATTTCATTCAGCATATACCCGGGAATTAAAACGATCGTTCGTGGCATTAGGCTCATAGCACTCGCTTAAATGTATCGAAGGATTAGCTCAGGAACGGTTTAAAAATATCTGACCAAGGCTGAAACGACAATCCCAAGGGTGATAGCTATTAAAGGTCTTTTATAAACCAGCATCACGACGGCCGTGGTCAATAATGCCATCTGAGCGCCTTTGTCGCCTGTGAGGGCAACGGGGGCTAAAATCGCCACGAGAACGGAGCCTGACATCCCCTGAATAAAGGCTTTTATTCGGTGATTAAAAGGCACAAAGGACATAATCCAGACACCACCCCATCGGGTAACGAGTGTGACCAACGCCATAATAAAAATAATAATAAGAGGTCCTGTGCCTACCGTCTCAATACTCATTTTTTCTCTCTCATGATAATTCCAGTAATACCTCCGGCGAGGGCTCCAGCGATCACATGACTATTTTCTGGTAACCATTTATACGCTATCAGCGAGGCACTGGCCGCTGCGGCCCAGATAATCAACATCCTCAGGTTTCTTTCCCCTTCGAACACCATAGAAAGGAGAAAACACCCCATGACCATATCAAGACCAACGCTTTTGGGATCCTGGATAACGCTCCCAAAATACAGTCCTGCCAGGGTCCCTGCTCCCCAAAAAAGCCATAACGCAAGACCGCCACCAAAGAGTAATCCCAACCCCGCGCTTCCCCTGCTGAATGCCTGTATGGACATGGCCCAGTTAGCATCGGAAACGACCATCATGATCCCGTAGCGTTTAGCGGGTGTTAACGCGCGCAACCACGGGTATAAAGTGGCCCCCATTAACAGATGCCTGGCATTAATGGCAAAAACGGTGGCGATAAGGGTTAATACAGGAACCTGATCGGTCCAAAGCTCTAAGGTGGCGAATTGAGCATAACCGGCAAAAACCAGCAAACTCATCATTGTCGCCGACGTCGGGTCCACTCCTTTCTGCGATGCGGCCAGGCCAAAGGCGGCACCAAAAATAGCGACAAAGAGTGAAACCGGGATAAGCTGCCGAAAACCATCCCATATCAGCGAATGATTAAGTTGAGACAAATCGGGCTGGTGATGCGTCATCCGGGACCTCATGAATTTCATAACAGTGAAAGCAAACAGGGGGCCACTATGACAGTGTTGTGGAATCGATAAAAACGCATAATAATTGATATTAATATTTGATTATCGAATGCAAGGCTCAAAGGTGCATCATCAAGACCTCCAGATGGACTGGCTTAAATGTTTTGTCGCGGTAGTGGATGCGGGATCGCTTTCGGCTGCGGCACCTGAAGTCCATCGCTCACAATCTGCGGTCAGCATGCAACTTAAAAAGCTGGAATCTGCATTAGGGTGTCAGCTTTTACTTCGCGGCCCTCGTCAACATCAACTCACGTCTGAAGGACAAAAACTGCTGGGGTATGCCAGAAGGATGCTCGACCTTCATGCTGAAACACAGGCCGCATTTCACGGTAAGGAGTTAACAGGGCGTATTCGTCTGGGAGTTCCTGATGACTATGCAGCAAAATACCTTACCCCTGCGCTGAAGAGATTTGCCCCTAACTTTGGGTCAGTCGAGATCGAACTGAGCTGCGAGCAATCAACGTCACTCATTCCTCGCGTTGAGAGCGGCGATCTCGATTTGGCCCTGGTCTCCCGGGAGCAACCCAACCAGGGCGCGTTACTGTTTTATGAACCGATGGTGTGGGTGGGTTCTCCACAGTTTGAGGTCTGGCGGCGCGATCCATTACCCATTGCGGTTTATGAAAGTACAAGCCTTGCTAAACGTAGTGCTATCAACGCACTAGCACTGCAGGGGCGGAGATATAAGGTGGTGTATAACAGCTCCAGTCTGTCGGGACAGATTACAGCTGTAGAAAGTGGCCTGGCTGTTGCCGTTCTGACCCAGTGCAGCGTGCCACCTCATCTGCAAATTCTTGGCAGTGAACATCTTTTGGGGCCTCTTGAACCCATGGAAGTCTCATTGTTCAGAAGCCATACTTCCCAGGGTTCTCCTGCAGTGGATAGTTTGTACGATTTGCTCCTCAGGACATTACGGGTCAGAAAAGTTGAAAGTTAAGACGATTTATTAGGTGCCTCAACGTCCGCTGCTCGCTCAAAACTGACATTCCAGTGATTTAATCCAGCGGACGCTGAATATTGATAATGGTTTCTGCGTAGGCCTATTTCAGGCGTACTGGATATTCATCATTCCCCGTTCAGTTCGACAGATGGTCGCATCGACCTGCCAGGTAGACTGAATCAGTTCCGGGGTAAGTACAGCAGCAGGCTCACCGGACGCCACAACCTGACCTTCACGCAGCACGACCAGGTGCTGACAATATTTTGCAGCCAGATTCAGATCGTGTAATGCCATAATCACGGTAATCGGCAGCGCGGAAATAAGGCGCATCAGCTCCAGCTGGAACTGGATATCCAGATGATTAATTGGTTCGTCCAGTAATAGAATATCCGGTTGCTGGGTGAGCGCACGGGCTATCTGACAGCGCTGACGCTCGCCGCCAGACAGACGCTGCCAGGTTCTCTGGGTCAGAGCATCAAGCCTCATCATCGAAAGCGCCTGTTGTACAGCATCTTCATCAGCTTGCCGCCATGGCGTGAATGCATTACGGTGCGGCGTGCGGCCGAGGCGAACAATATCAATAACACTTAGCTCCGCTTCCGCCTCCGCATGCTGTGGAACAAAAGCAAGCGTGCGGGAAAGCTGGCGCTGGCTCAAGTTACTTGTCAGCTTGCCGCCAATTTTCACCCCCTCACACGCGCAGGGCTGAACGCCAGCGATCGCGCGAATCAGCGTGGATTTACCAGAGCCGTTAGGACCAAGTAGCCCCACCGTTTGCGAACGGTGCGCAACAAAACTGATATCAGATAACACCCGACGAGCCTGGAGCGTCACACTTAGCTTATCAACCACGATATGCATAATTATTTATCCCGGTTGCGGTACAGAATCATGGCAAAAACAGGAGCGCCCACAAGCGCCGTTACTACGCCAATCGGCAAAACCTGATGACTAATAAGGGTGCGTGAGATCAAGTCTGCAAGAATCATAAAATGGCATCCGGCAAGAAAAGCAACAGGGATAGTGAGCAAATGACGATGCCCGGCGATCATGCGGGTTATATGTGGGATAACCAGCCCAACAAAGCCTACAGCACCGATGGCGCTGACGATTACCGCCGTAATCAACGCGGTAGTCAGCAGTAAAATAACGCGTACCTGAAGCACTCGCGTTCCAAGCGTCGAGGAGACTTCCATACCAAAGTTAAAGGTGTCCAGCGAGCGGCTATAGCAAACCACGATAAGCAACCCGATGATGACGACAGCGAAGCACAGCAGCGCATCAGCCCAGCGTACACCACTCAGGCTACCCAGCAGCCAGAACATAACGCCGCGCGACTGTTCAGCATTGGCCGCCGTACTGACAATGTACGATGTTAACGCGTTAAACAACTGTGTACCGGCGATACCCGCCAGAATGATGCGTGCAGAGTTCACGCGCATACTACCCGATAACAATATGATCAGCATAAAAGCGGTACAGGCTCCGATAAACGCCCCGACACCCGTCGTGATGGAGCCGCTGCCAATACCAAGCAACATCACACTGACGGCGCCGGTTGAGGCACCAGCAGAGATCCCCAGCAAATAAGGATCGGCAAGCGCGTTACGCAACAATGATTGCAGAACCAGCCCGCATAACGCCAGCCCTCCACCGCAGCTGGCCGCCATCAGCGCACGACTCATCCGGTACTGCCAGACAATCCCTGCTTCTACGGCGGGTAAATCAAAGTGCGTTAGCCCCAGACCATTGGTTATTGCGCGAAAGGCAGTCGCGAAACTTACCGGTATATCGCCGGTTGCCGCAGCAAGGATCATCATGACCGGCAGACTGAGTATCCCGCAGGAAATTATCAGGCTGATTTGCCAGTAGAAAACAGATTTGCTCATCATCTGGAGGGAGCGAAAGCGTTCATCTGCTGGCTAATCAGTTCTACTGCTTCTACGTTACGCAATGATGGATTGAGCGACATGGCAGGAACCACCACGATATGCCCTTGTTTGACCGCAGGCATTTCACGCGTGACGGGATCGGTTTCCAGGAACCGTTTTTTAGTCTCTACGTCATCGGCGGGATAAAGCCGTCTTTCCATACTCGCAATAACAATAATATCAGGCTGAGACTTAACGATATGCTCCCAGGTCACCGCAGGCCACTCCTCATCAGAATCGATGATATTGTTCAGACCAAGTGTTTTATT
It encodes:
- a CDS encoding AzlC family ABC transporter permease, which codes for MTHHQPDLSQLNHSLIWDGFRQLIPVSLFVAIFGAAFGLAASQKGVDPTSATMMSLLVFAGYAQFATLELWTDQVPVLTLIATVFAINARHLLMGATLYPWLRALTPAKRYGIMMVVSDANWAMSIQAFSRGSAGLGLLFGGGLALWLFWGAGTLAGLYFGSVIQDPKSVGLDMVMGCFLLSMVFEGERNLRMLIIWAAAASASLIAYKWLPENSHVIAGALAGGITGIIMREKK
- a CDS encoding alpha/beta hydrolase yields the protein MPRTIVLIPGYMLNEMLWHEFETYLPANCIVHHASVTGGLTLHDIAQHMSTCLPDKFTLIGFSLGGYIARQFAADYSDRVESLVLIASSLREDTPLEAESKRQSVQSLSPATFKGLSSNAIARSLHPLNASDRDMISTIQQMGRCLGFEAFITQSTLTRQGIPSATIGCPTLVIASEDDAIRSMQEAEELVDAIPGASLRTIKDCGHMIPLEQPEALARTITEWISVG
- the fecE gene encoding Fe(3+) dicitrate ABC transporter ATP-binding protein FecE, with the translated sequence MTLRTENLTVCYGTNKVLDGVSLVLPAGKITALLGPNGCGKSTLLNCFSRLLMPQSGSVFFGDHLINAFSSRQLARRLALLPQHHLTPEGITVRELVSYGRNPWLSLWGRLSAEDNSRVNTAMSQTLIHHLAERRLTELSGGQRQRAFLAMVLAQNTPVVLLDEPTTYLDINHQVELMRLMGELRAQGKTVVAVLHDLNQASRYCDHLVVMANGHVMAQGTPEEVMNPGLLRTVFSVDTEIHPEPASGRPMCVVK
- a CDS encoding LysR family transcriptional regulator translates to MDWLKCFVAVVDAGSLSAAAPEVHRSQSAVSMQLKKLESALGCQLLLRGPRQHQLTSEGQKLLGYARRMLDLHAETQAAFHGKELTGRIRLGVPDDYAAKYLTPALKRFAPNFGSVEIELSCEQSTSLIPRVESGDLDLALVSREQPNQGALLFYEPMVWVGSPQFEVWRRDPLPIAVYESTSLAKRSAINALALQGRRYKVVYNSSSLSGQITAVESGLAVAVLTQCSVPPHLQILGSEHLLGPLEPMEVSLFRSHTSQGSPAVDSLYDLLLRTLRVRKVES
- a CDS encoding ABC transporter ATP-binding protein → MHIVVDKLSVTLQARRVLSDISFVAHRSQTVGLLGPNGSGKSTLIRAIAGVQPCACEGVKIGGKLTSNLSQRQLSRTLAFVPQHAEAEAELSVIDIVRLGRTPHRNAFTPWRQADEDAVQQALSMMRLDALTQRTWQRLSGGERQRCQIARALTQQPDILLLDEPINHLDIQFQLELMRLISALPITVIMALHDLNLAAKYCQHLVVLREGQVVASGEPAAVLTPELIQSTWQVDATICRTERGMMNIQYA
- a CDS encoding YafY family transcriptional regulator translates to MTRTERLLELLQILRAQRYPITASTLSERLGISVRSLYRDIKTLQHQGVCIEGGAGIGYIVKSDFHLPPLNLSHEEINAITLGLNWVSHNTDYNFKITAKNALAKIHAVIPSELKNLIESQSYLIGPSENNEIFFEDIRNAIKKRKKIKINYCDKKDSYTSRVIWPIGLVYMESCWLLVAWCEMRNDFRHFRTDKIEDIVQLDSNYSESRTILLKKWRIKEGICEGKEY
- a CDS encoding AzlD domain-containing protein codes for the protein MSIETVGTGPLIIIFIMALVTLVTRWGGVWIMSFVPFNHRIKAFIQGMSGSVLVAILAPVALTGDKGAQMALLTTAVVMLVYKRPLIAITLGIVVSALVRYF
- a CDS encoding SDR family oxidoreductase, with the translated sequence MNFQNKIAVITGSTTGIGEAVAEQLHKHGAKVVIVSRSSEQAKQKAEQLSSQGQQAMGIGCDVSQPEQVRQMIDEVIKHFGRLDYAVNNAGLTGEHGKNITEQTVENWDKVIATSLSGVFHCLKYEIPQMMKFGGSIVNLSAVNGLVGIPGLAPYTVAKHGIIGLTQTAALEFACQGIRINAVAPGYVQTPRMSEFPENIVSSFANSHPMKRMAKMQEIADFILFLLSDNSAFCTGGVYPIDGGYLAE
- a CDS encoding iron chelate uptake ABC transporter family permease subunit; translation: MMSKSVFYWQISLIISCGILSLPVMMILAAATGDIPVSFATAFRAITNGLGLTHFDLPAVEAGIVWQYRMSRALMAASCGGGLALCGLVLQSLLRNALADPYLLGISAGASTGAVSVMLLGIGSGSITTGVGAFIGACTAFMLIILLSGSMRVNSARIILAGIAGTQLFNALTSYIVSTAANAEQSRGVMFWLLGSLSGVRWADALLCFAVVIIGLLIVVCYSRSLDTFNFGMEVSSTLGTRVLQVRVILLLTTALITAVIVSAIGAVGFVGLVIPHITRMIAGHRHLLTIPVAFLAGCHFMILADLISRTLISHQVLPIGVVTALVGAPVFAMILYRNRDK